Proteins from a single region of Mytilus trossulus isolate FHL-02 chromosome 2, PNRI_Mtr1.1.1.hap1, whole genome shotgun sequence:
- the LOC134707988 gene encoding cap-specific mRNA (nucleoside-2'-O-)-methyltransferase 2-like — MAGRRKRKFSNTAAELQLDPILRQKVQNVFEKKFTYSKPQDGIWKVPENFTKHKDDWEIKELMTLKSDLNSLKDKLSDKDIVKWHQHTTFMNLAGNVNSELRQTVRPELCTQAWCKFYEMVSAYDLVDLKNDNFNSVHLCEAPGAFITSLNHYLVSSDYSGTWNWMGTTLNPYYEGNNPSQMIDDDRFVRGSYDNWDFGVDNTGNLMSWQNIQQIKEKVAVMGPVTLVTADGSIDCQNNPAEQEKVVSKLHYCEVLSSILILSPGGNMVLKKFTMLECDTICLLYLLNCLFTEVTVFKPATSKSGNSEVYLMCLGFLGIGSIQGQIEQLCEKYFSPAESSTEIHCLFSQDEIPEDFLQQHIKCCNYFTSLQEETIKNNLNYFEKISDDFSQEIIGMKVCCTDLYFSKYNVKSIPIYLKITQPQKQQKKSCNHRYREIKRNEGTYNDRVRVQALQWEQRVLHYDTYDIDDSCVEWFRILYPPEEEEVRKWACVTGCQVTTIMSSRFCDGKFVQQAEDIVINWKNEESKITDPTADYNVSSIISSLDILFNQSVYDFPCHVTIVTSAELKCDEIQKQEYVNKVTTVEDITEVCDHTILVYLDIFNTSTETDITSQKTLLKKLTKMFQVLPKENTVLIQMPTCLTRFTAGIIYLLSSCFQKVGFLTQPGKESLLQMLICYKYSGVSDFLLEHCCHLVDEHISKDSKSANVLLETVPILSLINDPEFVQFLMNSNENLLKSYITTIVSNVKQKISDQT, encoded by the exons ATGGCTGGACGGAGGAaaagaaaattttcaaatacagCAGCTGAGCTACAGTTAGATCCAATTCTTCGTCAAAAAGTACAGaatgtttttgaaaagaaattcaCATATTCCAAACCCCAAGATGGCATTTGGAAGGTGCCagaaaattttaccaaacataaaGATGATTGGGAAATTAAAGAGTTAATGACCTTGAAATCAGATTTAAATAGTCTAAAAGACAAACTGAGTGATAAAGACATTGTAAAATGGCATCAGCACACAACATTTATGAATCTTGCTGGGAATGTAAATTCAGAACTACGTCAGACTGTACGTCCAGAACTTTGCACACAAGCATGGTGTAAATTCTATGAAATGGTATCAGCTTATGACCTAGTTGAccttaaaaatgataattttaattcTGTTCATCTGTGTGAAGCACCAGGAGCGTTTATAACAAGCCTAAATCATTATCTTGTTTCTTCTG ATTACAGTGGTACATGGAACTGGATGGGTACGACACTCAATCCATATTACGAAGGTAACAACCCTAGTCAAATGATTGATGATGATAGATTTGTACGTGGTAGCTATGATAACTGGGACTTTGGTGTAGATAATACTGGTAACCTCATGTCCTGGCAGAATAtacaacaaattaaagaaaaggtTGCAGTTATGGGACCTGTTACACTG GTTACAGCTGATGGCAGTATTGATTGTCAAAATAATCCAGCAGAACAGGAGAAGGTCGTCTCAAAGTTACACTACTGTGAGGTTTTGTCATCCATTTTGATATTGTCCCCTGGAGGAAATATGGTGTTGAAGAAGTTTACAATGCTTGAATGTGATACCATTTGTTTGTTGTATCTTTTGAACTGTTTGTTTACAGAG GTGACTGTATTTAAACCAGCTACAAGTAAGAGTGGTAATTCTGAGGTTTATTTAATGTGTTTGGGATTCTTAGGCATAGGCAGTATACAGGGGCAGATAGAACAGTtgtgtgaaaaatatttta GTCCAGCAGAGTCCAGCACTGAGATTCATTGCCTATTCAGTCAAGATGAAATTCCAGAAGACTTTCTACAACAACATATCAAATGCTGTAACTACTTTACTTCACTCCAAGAGGAGACAATCAAGAACAACTTAAActactttgaaaaaatatcgGATGACTTCAGCCAAGAAATCATTGGAATGAAAGTTTGCTGCACTGATTTATATTTCTCTAAATATAATGTCAAATCTATACCAATTTATTTAAAGATCACACAGccacag aaaCAACAAAAGAAATCCTGTAATCAtcgttatagggaaatcaagaGAAATGAAGGGACATACAATGATAGAGTTAGAGTTCAGGCACTACAATGGGAACAGAGAGTGCTACATTATGATACATATGACATTGATGACAGCTGTGTGGAATGGTTTCGA atctTGTATCCACCTGAAGAAGAGGAAGTTAGGAAGTGGGCATGTGTAACAGGATGTCAGGTGACTACAATCATGAGTTCCAGATTTTGTGATGGAAAGTTTGTTCAACAAGCAGAAGATATTGTTATCAACTGGAAG AATGAAGAATCCAAAATTACTGACCCTACAGCAGACTACAATGTGTCATCAATCATTTCATCATTAGATATATTGTTTAACCAATCAGTGTATGATTTTCCATGTCATGTGACCATTGTAACATCTGCTGAATTGAAGTGTGATGAAATTCAGAAGCAGGAGTATGTAAACAAG GTAACCACGGTTGAAGATATAACTGAAGTGTGTGATCATACAATACTGGTgtatctagatatattcaacaCAAGTACTGAAACAGATATAACATCACAGAAAACTCTGCTGAAGAAACTGACCAAGATGTTTCag GTATTGCCAAAAGAAAACACAGTACTGATACAGATGCCAACATGTCTAACCAGATTTACTGCAGGGATAATATATCTTCTAAGTTCCTGTTTCCAAAAG GTTGGATTTTTAACACAACCAGGAAAAGAAAGTTTGCTGCAAATGTTGATCTGCTATAAATATTCTGGTGTTTCCGACTTCCTGTTAGAACACTGCTGCCATCTAGTGGATGAACATATTTCTAAAGACAGCAAATCTGCCAATGTGTTGCTGGAAACAGTACCAATACTTTCACTGATAAATG aTCCAGAGTTTGTACAGTTTCTGATGAATAGTAATGAGAATTTATTAAAGTCCTACATAACCACCATTGTGTCCAATGTGAAACAGAAAATATCAGATCAGACATGA